The Shewanella halotolerans region AACTTAAGATAGAATAAACAAGTTGATCACAAAGTTGACGCTTTGTATCTACAGAAAAGACATGCCTTGGATGAAGTCGCTCGTTAGAATAATCACAAAAAATGCAGGAAGGCCATGCACTTAAATTCAAATAGAAAACATGTTGCGATCTTCGCACTGCTCTCCTGCTTGTTTCTGCTCGCCTCAGTGATCACCATCAGTGCGCTAACAAAATACTTTGTCGACAATGAGATCCAGCAAGAAGAGGAAAACCTGCGCAAAAATCTGGCGCTGATCCGCTTTAACTTCGAGGCCACCATCTACAAAGACACCTATCTGGCCGATAGCCTGGCCACAGTGGTGACCATAGATCCCGAATTTGCCATGAAAAACTGGCATGTGATCGCCGCTAAATTACTCGACAAGGCGCAATACGTGCGCAATGTCGCCATCGCGCCGAACAACATTATCTCGCTAGTCTATCCCCTAGAGGGCAACGAAGCGGCCGTTGGCTTCGATTTTCGCACCCAGCCAAACCAGCTAAAGACAGTGTTACTGGCCAAGGAGCAGCAGTCGGTGTATATCGCCGGCCCGGTAAATCTAGTGCAAGGCGGATTGGGACTCATCGCACGCTACCCTATCTTCGCCGACTACCCCAAAAACACCCAATACTGGGGCGGGGTGAGCGTAGTGATGAACTATAACCTGTTACTCCATGACACAGGGATCACCCAGTTTCAGGGCGGCGATATCGCCATCAAGAAACAGATCACCGCCAACGAACCCGAACAGGTTTTCTACGGTGATGCCAGCATCTTCGACAATGCTGATGTGATCTACCCCATCAAGTTACCCAGCGCCACCTGGAATATGGCAGCAAGGTTTCATATCGAGAATCTCGAACGCATCGGCCAGCTGCGCCTGGGCATAGGCGGTATAGGTACGATTGCGGCCTTTACCTTATATATGCTGATGCTACTCCTGTTTCGCAACTATCAGCACACCCACAGGGCGGCGCTGCACGATGAATTGACCCACCTACCTAATCGGCGCTTCATCATCAACGAACTCGACCGTCTGATGAACAAACCAAATCAGCCCCCTTTTACCCTGCTCAACATAGATCTCAACGACTTTAAAGGGGTTAACGACGAGCTGGGGCATGAGGCGGGCGATGAGTTGCTAAAATATATCGCCAATCGTCTTGTGACAGTGGTTGGTATTAAGGGCTCCGTCGCCCGATTTGGCGGCGATGAGTTTCTGATCTTGCTCTATGAGCTTACCGACATGCAGGAAATCGAGGAGATCATGGCGCATATCACCCAGGCGATAGAATCCCAGCCCTTTAGCTGGCAGTCACAACAACTGACGCCCTCACTCAGCATAGGCTATGCGACCTATGAGGGTCAGAATGCCGACATCAAAGAGTTGCTCTCAGATGCCGACAAGCGGATGTATCAACAAAAACGCGCCTACCGGGAAAGTCGCTAAAGACTCATCTAAATTTACGACCTAGTCCTATCGCCCAGCCAATGCCTCGGCGGGATGGATACGACTCGCCTTCCAAGCGGGGTATAAAGTCGCCAATAGGCTCATCACCAGGGCCAGAGACACCACCAGCGCCACATCCAAAAGATGTAGCTGTGAGGGTAAGAAGTCGATGAAATAGACATCGGCCGATAAGAGCTGCACGCCAAACAGCTGCTCGATACCGCTGGCGATAGCACTGAGATTCAGCGCAAGGGTGATCCCCAGTCCCGCACCAATCAAGCAACCCAACAGGCCATTTAGCGCGCCCTGCACCACGAAAATCCCCATGATGGTGGCCTTGGCCATCCCCATGGTCAGCAAGATGGCGATCTCCGACTGCTTGTCACGTACCGCCATCACTAATGTCGAGACGATATTAAAACAGGCCACGGCGATCACCAGCGCCAGCACCAGATACATCACGGCGCGTACCAGCTGAATGTCCTGATAGAGATGGCCTTGGGTACGAGTCCAATCGGAAAGGTACATATATTGCGACTGGCTATAGCCCAAGGTGCGGATCAGCTGCGGCGCGGCAAAGACATCATCCACCTTGATGCGGATCCCACTCACGCCATCCCCCAGCCCCAACAGCTCGGCGCCATAATCCAGCGAGATGTAGGCTGTAGTCAGATCCAGCTCGCCGCCAAGCTCGAAAATTCCCGCCACCTTAAACTGATGACTCTTGGCCGAACCAAGGCCGCGTCCCGCAGACTGACTGGCAAGGTTTGGCGTGTAGAGGCTCAGAGTGTTACCCAGCGACAGCCCCAGCGCATTGGCCAGCCCCTTACCCAGGACGATACTGTTCTCTTTGCTGGCCAGTGCCTGCCAAGCCGTATCCGGCATGAAATCATCTATGTTTGAAACTTTTGCTTCTAATTCCGGCGTGATGCCGATAACCGTTAGCCCCTGAAAACCGCCGGGCTTCTGGATCAGGCCCTGAATACGCACAAATGGCGCGCTGGCGATAATACCGGGGATCTTCTTGGCGTCCTCGGCAATCTGCGGCCAGTCATGCAAAGGCTCATTTACCCCGGTCAGCTCACCATGGGGCACTACGCCCAGCAGGCGCTGCTCAAGCTCCTTCTCGAAGCCGTTCATGGCCGACAGCACAGTGATCAACACGGCGACCCCCAGGGCGATGCCTGCGGTAGAGGCAAAGGAGATGAAGCTGATGAAACGATTGGACTGACGCGCCATGTAGAAGCGCCAGCCTACCCAGAAGGCGAGTCTCTCTCTCATGCCATCTCCCAGGCGCTTAACTGCCCATCTTGCATCTTCAGCTGCCTGTCCATGCGCGCGGCAAGCTTAGGATCATGGGTGACCACCACAAAGGCCGTGCCCAGCTGGCTACCCAGCTCTCGGATAAGCTCATAGACGCTATCGCCGCTGGCAGCATCCAGGTTGCCCGTTGGCTCATCGGCCAATACCAACTTAGGACGATTGATCAGCGCCCTGGCTATCGCGGTGCGTTGGCGCTCGCCACCTGACATCTCCGCCGGGGTATGATGTAGTCGGTGGCTAAGACCCACACGACTAAGTAGCTCTTTAGCCTCCAGCTCGACTTCCTGACGCGGGCGCTTTTGAATGAGCCCTGGCATGGCCACATTCTCAAGGGCGGTAAACTCGGGCAACAGATGATGGAACTGATAGATAAATCCCAGCTCCTGGTTGCGGATCGCCGCCTGACGCGAGGGGGAAAGCTGGTAGAGATCTTCCCCGTTAAACATCACCTGACCACTGCTGGGTTTATCCAGCGTGCCCATGATGTGCAGCAAGGTACTCTTACCCGAGCCAGAACTGCCAATAATAGCCACCTGCTCACCCTTGGCGATACTGAGATTAACGCCGCTCAGCACCTGAGTATCTATGCTCCCCTCGTGGTAGCGTTTACTGACGTTACTGACTTGAAGTAACAAAGAGTTATCCTGTTGGGTCATAGATTATTCATACCTTAAAGCTGTGGCAGGTTGTACGCTAGCCGCCCGTAGTGCGGGATAAACGGTCGCTAAAAATGTGATAGCCAGGGTGCCAACGACGATCAGGGACAACTGTCCCCACTCGAGCTGTACCGGCAGGCGTTGACCCGCCCCGAGCACATGAATGCCAAGCATCGAGAAGAGTGTATTGATGTTTAATGTGGCCAGCACGCCGATAGCCAGGCCGCCCACCAAGCCTAAAACGGCATTGAGTGAGCCCTGGATCATGAAGATCCCCATGATGCTCCCCGTGGTCAGGCCTTGGGTCTTGAGCACGGCAACGTCTGTGGTCTTATCCACCACCATCATCACCAGCGCTGATACTATGTTAAAGGCGGCCACGGCGATGATAAGGCTGAGCATCAACGACATCATGTTCTTCTCCATCTTTACCGCAGAGAAGAGATGACCATAGTTTTCGCGCCAATCACTGGTGGTCACACTGTCACCGGCCGCCTCAAACGCGGCTTCAACCTTAGATGCCAACTTGCTCGCCTTGAAGGGATCGGCCAGATAGAGGCGCAGCGACTTGATCTCATTGGGGGACTTGCGCATCAGACGCAGTGCATCCTCGTGATGCACGTAAGCCAGGCTCGCATCCACCTGAGATCCCATCTCAAACACCCCGGCTACGATAAACTTACGCTGGCTCGGCACCGGCCCCAACGGCGAATAAACCACCCCATCGCCACTGAGTACACGTATCTTATCGCCGGGTTTCACATCCAGACGACGCGCCAACTCGGCGCCTATGATAATGCGGTATTTGCCCGCCTCGAGACTGTCGAGAGAGCCGTTGAAGTGACGGTTCAGACGGGCCAGATTGTCTTTTTCAAGCTCGGGATAGATACCATAAACCTGCACTGCGCTAATGTTGCTCGGCGCCTGTAACATGGCCTGGGTGGCCACGCTCGGACTCATAGCTAGGATCTGCTTACCATCGATTAAGGTATTGGCGACATCTTGCCAGTTACCAAGGTGTTGCTCGCTGTGCACCGTCAGCTGTGGCACTGCGCCAAGAATGCGCTGCTTGAGCTGTCCCTCCAGGCCATTCATCACAGAACTGACGATGATCAGGGCCGCCACCCCGAGCAAGATCCCCGACACGGCAAACAGGGTAATAAATGAGGCAAATGGATTGGCCTTACGTGCTCGCCAGTACCGATAACCTATGGTCCAAGATAACGCTAAATTCATGTTTGGCAGGGTCTCTTTACGTCAGAGCCTTGATAAATCATTAAGATGGGCACGATAATAGGGGGAATAGCACCTTAAAAACAAGAGGCAATCCGTTGAACAGCCAATCAAACTCCTATTTTAGCGTCGCGCATGGGTTCGCCGCTTACCTATCGCCCTGGCCTAAGGAGCAGCCGCTGCCCGACGACCATGAACTCAGAAGCATGCTGCCACTAGGCATGCAACTCATCAGCGAAGTCAAGGCGATGGAAGCCGACTGTCTACTCCAGCTCAGGCACCTTGATGATGAGGCCCGCACCGTGGTGGATTACCTCAAGCTACAGTCGCGCAAGATAGACCTGGTGCTGCAACATGTGCTCGAACAGCAGCCCCACGAGGGCGAGCGCTGCAACGGCCTGCATTTTGGCGGCAGTGGCATACATCTCCAAAGCCCCACAAAATTGGTGCCCGGGGAGCGCTATCGCATCACACTACATATCAGGGAGGCGCTTATCGCCATCCTCTGCATCGGTGAGTGCACCCGCTGTGACGATGAGGCCTCTGAAGGTGGTTTCAACTGCGAACTCAGCTTTATTCAAATTCTCGATGAGGATGTCGAGCAACTGGTCAAAGCCAGCCTGAATATTCAACAAAAACAATTACAACAACGCAAAAAACAGCAACAAGACCAGAGTTAGTTTTCACTGGCACTGACGGGGCTAAGTCTCTACAATGGCCGCATCATTGTCGATTGTTGGCCTTAGTCTGTTTTCATGAATGCTTTTTCCATCCTCACACCACCTAAAGTCAAAGGGGTTAAGTCGCCCCAAACCCTGAGCCAGTTAACCGGTGCCGCCCAGGCGATAAGCCTGGCTAAGCTGTGCGAGCAGTATAGCGGCATGACCTTAGTAGTGACGCCAGACACGCCAAGCGCGCTCAGGCTAGAGGCAGAGCTAGGCTACCTGATAGCGCCAAAATCGATCCCCGTGATGCTGTTCCCCGACCGGGAGACCTTGCCTTACGACAGCTTCTCGCCCCATCAGGATCTGGTATCTCAACGGCTTGAGACCCTATCGCGGATCCCAAGCGCCGGCCATAGCCTGGTGATCGTGCCCATGAGCACCCTGATGGTGAAGTTGCCGCCGCAATCATTCTTAACCGGCAACGTCTTGCTGCTCAGCAAGGGCGACAACTATCCCCTGGAAGCAGTGCGCAGCCAGCTGGTCAATACCGGCTATCATCACGTAGAGCAGGTGTATGAGCATGGCGAGTTTGCCGTGCGCGGTTCTATCATAGATCTCTTCCCCATGGGCGCCCAGAGCCCCTATCGCATCGAGCTGTTCGATGATGAGGTCGAGTCGATCCGCGAATTTGACCCGGAAACCCAACGCTCCAGCGGAGAGATCGAGTCGATTCGCCTGCTGCCGGCCAAGGAGTTCCCGACCAATGACGCCGCCATCGAAGGGTTTCGCCAACGTTACCGCCGCCAGTTTGAGGTAGTGGTCAAAGAGCCGGAGTCCATCTACCAGATGGTGAGCCGCAAGGTGATGCCCGCCGGGATCGAGAGCTACCTGCCCCTCTTCTTCGACGAGACAGCGAGCCTGTTCGACTATCTGCCCGGCGAGTGCCAGTTGGTGCAGGTGGGCGATCTTGAGAATGCTGCCAAACACCACCTGCAGGAGATAAACCAGCGCTATGAGAACCGCCGGGTCGATCCCCTGAGGCCACTGCTACCGCCAAAGGATCTCTACCTGCTGACCGAACAGGTCTTCGAGGCCTTTAAGCATCTGCCGCGCTTCCTGGTCAAGGGCGATGAGGCAACAGGCACCAGCGTTGCGGCGCAGATCGAGGCGCTGCCCAGTATCGCCGCTAACCATAAGTTGAAGCAGCCACTTATCAGCCTTAAAGAATTTGCCGATGGCGGCACGCCAATTTTATTCTGCGTTGAATCGGAAGGCCGCCGCGAGGCGCTGCTGGAACTGCTGGCCAAGATAGAGATTAAACCTGCGCTGCTGGACCATCTGGAGAGCTTCAGCCATAAGCCTCAGCCCTTTGGCTTAATCGTCGCGCCGCTATCTCAAGGCGCCATCTATCACCCCAAGAAGGGCCCTAGCTGGGCACTGGTGTGTGAAACCGAGCTGTTTGGCCAGCGCATCGCCCAGCAACGCCGTCGCGATAAACAGCGTCAGGTAAGCCAGGATGCGCTCATCAAGGATCTGGCCGAGCTCAAAGTCGGTCAACCTATAGTCCATCTGGATCACGGCGTCGCCCTCTACCAGGGACTGGAAACCCTGGACACTGGCGGCCTGGTCGCCGAGTACCTGAAACTGGAATACGCCGGTGGCGATAAACTCTATGTGCCCGTCGCCTCCCTCAACCTCATCAGCCAGTACAGTGTCGGCGCCGATGATGCACCGCAGCTCAACAAGCTGGGCAACGAGAGTTGGACCAAAGAAAAACGCAAGGCGATCGAGAAGATCCGCGACGTGGCCGCCGAACTCTTAGATGTCTACGCCCGCCGTCAGGCCCGCCCCGGTGAGGCCTGCCGATTAGATCGCGAAGAGTACGCTCAGTTTGCCGGCAGCTTCCCCTTCGAAGAGACGGTAGATCAGGAAACCGCCATCGATGCCGTGCTCACCGACATGTGTAGCCCCATATCGATGGATCGTCTGGTGTGTGGCGACGTCGGCTTCGGTAAGACTGAGGTGGCGATGCGCGCCGCCTTCGTTGCGGTCAACGACGGCAAACAGGTGGCCATCTTGGTACCTACCACGCTACTTGCTCAGCAGCACTATGAAAACTTCAAAGACAGGTTTGCCGACTGGCCCATCAAGATAGAGGTGATGTCACGCTTTAAGACCGCCAAGGAGCAACAGGCGGTGCTCAAGCAGCTGGAGCTTGGCCAGGTGGATATCGTTATCGGTACCCATAAACTGCTGCAGTCTGAGGCCAAGTTTGAAAACTTAGGCCTGCTTATCATCGACGAGGAGCACAGGTTCGGCGTGCGTCAGAAGGAGAAGATCAAGGCCCTGCGCGCCAATATTGATATTTTGACCCTGACGGCTACCCCTATCCCGCGTACCCTCAACATGGCGATGTCTGGCATGCGCGATCTCTCCATCATCGCCACGCCGCCAGCCAAGCGATTGGCGGTTAAGACCTTCGTGCGCGAATATGATGATGCCACGGTGCGCGAGGCACTGCTGCGTGAGATCTTAAGGGGCGGCCAGGTCTATTTTCTCCACAACAGTGTCGAGACCATAGAGAAGCGCGCCCGGGAGATAGAGGCGCTACTGCCCGAGGCGCGAGTTGTCACCGCCCATGGTCAAATGAGAGAACGCGACCTTGAAAAGGTGATGTCTGACTTCTATCACCAGAAATACAATGTGTTGGTGTGTACCACCATCATAGAGACGGGCATCGATGTGCCCAGCGCCAACACCATCATCATAGAGCGAGCCGATAACTTCGGCCTGGCGCAGCTGCACCAGCTCAGGGGGCGTGTGGGGCGCTCACATCATCAGGCCTACGCCTATCTGATGACGCCCCATCCAAAACGCATGACCAAGGATGCCATCAAGCGTCTGGAGGCCATTGGCGCGCTGGAAGATCTCGGCGCAGGCTTCATGCTGGCGACTCAAGATCTCGAGATCCGCGGCGCGGGTGAACTCCTGGGCGATGAGCAGAGCGGTCATATCTCCAAAATAGGCTTTACCCTCTACATGGAGATGCTGGAAGATGCGGTGAAGTCCCTCAAGGAGGGCAAGGAGCCTTCGCTGGATCAGATGCTCAGGGGACAGTGTGAGATTGACCTGCGGATCCCAGCGCTGCTGCCGGAAGATTATGTGGGCGATGTTAACATCCGCCTGTCGCTCTATAAGCGTATCGCCAACTGCGCCACCGCCCAGGCACTGGACGAATTAAAGGTCGAGCTGATCGATCGCTTCGGCCTCTTGCCTCAGGCCACCAAGAACCTGATGGAAGTCTCGCTGTTCAAACATCAGGCAACGGCGCTCGGCATCGCCAAGATAGAGATGCACCCCAAGGGCGGTAGCCTGGAATTTAATAACGATCACTGTGTAGATCCTGGCTTTATCATCGGACTATTACAGAGTCAGCCACAAAATTATCGTATGGACGGCCCAAGTAAGTTAAAATTCTTGATGCCGACAGAGACAGACAAGGATAGGTTAGCCCTGTTATCCCTGATCATCTCTCAACTCATGCAACATCGCCTTGGAGAACCGCGTGTTTAAAAAGAGTCTTTTATTGGTGACCACCCTTGCCTCACTATCCGGCGCCGTCTGGGCAGATAACGAGCGTTGGTTTGAGGTGGAAGTTTACCTGTTTGAGCGTCAGGGAGGTCAATTGGAAGAAACCTTGGCAAGCCCAGGCAATCGTCACACGCGTCAACCGATAGACATGATCTCGCCGCTGTTTGCCACGGATATTACCGGTGCCAGCCTCGGCCTCGAGGGCTGCAGCGCCCAGCAGTGGCTGGAAACGCCAGAAGATTGCGACAGACAGCTGCAACAGGCGCAGGTGACTCACCCCAGCCAGATCCCTAGCATCATAGGCGCGCCAACCCCGCAATATGCCACCTTAGGTGCCGGCACCGTCTTATTGGCCGATTCCCAGTCGCAGTTTGGGGAGATAATTACCACCTTAAAGCGCGAAGCCGGACACAAGAGCCTGCTGCATATGACCTGGCAACAATCTATGCTGCCCCGTCATCAGGCGAAACCCGTGCGTCTCTACGGCGGTGAAGATTTCTCAGATCGCTTCAATGAGGATGGCTACGCGGTGAACGCGGCGCCCCAAAGTGATACTAGCGGCATTCCGCAGTTTAACTTCGATCTGAATTTCGAGGAGAAGCAGGCGGCCCCTATCTGGGAACTGGATGGTACGCTCAACATCTATCTGAACCATTACCTCTATGTGGAAACGGCGCTAACCCTACACAGGGCTGGTAATAAAACGCAGCCACAACTTGAGGATGAGACGGTATTGAGCCAGGTGCCATATCTGTACAACATCTATATGACGCAGAATAAACGTGTGAAGAGTGACGAAATCCATTATTTCGATCACCCTAATATGGGGATGATCTTACAGATCAGAAAGATGGAACAGCCCGGCGAGCGCACCCTCGAGGTGAGCCAGCCAAACGTGGTCCCGCAGAATTAAGCTAAATAGCTATTTAGAAAACAGATAGCTAATAGACAGAAAAATCGAGGTAGATCTCATCTGCCTCGTCTTCCTCCACCAGCACATTATCCACTACAGCCTGAGGCGAACCCTGCTCACTCCAGGCGATGAAACGATCGACAGCTAAGCTGCCTCCCTGCAATAAAATCAGCACCCTGCCGTCTTCCAGGTTTTTGGCATACCCCGTCAGCCCCAATTCATTGGCTTTCAGCTGGCTGTATCGCCTGAAACACACGCCCTGAACCTTTCCCGATATTGTCAATAATACCCGCTTCATCTGCGCCTCGTTCTTCTTATCGATCTAACCCTTTGAAGATAACCTAAACTTGGGGGATGGGCAAAAAATAGACAAAAAAAACAGCTAACTAATAAAGTGGTTAGCTGCATCGGGCGACATACGCAAACTGGGAAAAGGTCTGTAAGACCATCATGTAGCAATATGTATCACTTTGTATCATAAAAGGGATAAGCTATGCTAGATTTGAATAACAAAAATTGTTAACCACTTACGCTCAGCTTCGACCTAAATTCAGGATATTCGACCACTTTTTATCGCTTACTCACCATAAGCCCCTGAAAAATGGCGATCAATACACTGCAGAAAAACGCCCTAATCGCCTCCTCTCGACCAGCGAGGCTTCTATCCAAAGCAGCAAGGCTTTTCGTTAACGTCGTTCCCGAGGCAAAGCCGTTCTTTTTTAGTACATATATAGGAGTCAGACGGCTTTATCAGACCACAGTATCGGGCCGCTTTGCCGTCACTAGTATCTGCACATCTAGCATCTGCACATAAAAAAAGGAGCCAGTTGGCTCCTTGATAGGTTCGAATCACCTTACTGCTGCTCTTTAAAGGCCTTTATCTCGGCGAGATGCGCGGCCAGCGAAGGAAACTTATGGCGCTGCTCCTCGTCCCAGACGATGGGATAGAAAGGCGCTAAGGTATTGGCCACCGCCTGGTTGTCATGCACCTCATCCTGGCGAGACAGGATACACATACCCCGGCCCTTGTGTTTCTCCCTAAACTGACTGACACACTTGCTGGCGATGTCGGCATACTCTTCCGGTCTGTCTATCTTGCCGAGCATATTGTCTTCCGGATGCAGATTAGGATTGATCATCACGGTCTTAAGGCCATTGAGAAAACCTATCCGCTCGGCCCAATAGCCGCCGAGGCCGACACCGATTGCCAGAGGCGCGGGATCGTCACTCTGGGTTAACTGACGACTCACCTCGTTAAGCAGATACTGCATATCGTACTTGGGGTGAAGCGTGCTGTAGCTGATCAGCCTTACGTCGGGGTCGACAAACTGCAGCTGGCGCATTTTTTCATGATTACCTGGACTGGTGGCGTCAAAACCGTGGAAATAGAGGATCATCCTGTTACCTGCTAACTGTATGTGAATATTAACTTTAGCTAACTCATCATAGGCTGTTGTTGCGCTACATCAAATTTAGCCCATACAGATCTGCTCTGCTATCCTTCTTGCCGCCAGATAACGAGATTCATCCTCCAGCGCCTTGGCAACTTGAGGTCTGTTGGCCAGCAGTTTACGCGCCGGCACCTGTGGACCTTGCTCAGGCCACTCAAACGAGATTAACAGCTCGCTGACGCCCTGACTGTCATTACACAGCAAGATCATGTCACAACCCGCCTTAATAGCGGCCCGGGCCCGCTCTGGGTAGCCACCTACCACGCCAGCCCCCTTCATGCCGAGATCGTCGGAGAAAATCACCCCATCAAACTTGAGCTCATCACGCAGCACCTGATTAAGCCAATAGGAGGAAAAACCCGCGGGATTGGGGTCGACCTTAGGATAGATCACGTGGGCCGGCATCACCCCTTGTAATCGCTTCGCCCCCATGAGATGCGCAAAGGGCACCATGTCCAGGGCGCGGATCTCAGCTTCGCTACGCTCATCCACCGGCTTGGCAATATGGGAGTCCGCCGCCACGCTGCCATGACCAGGGAAATGCTTACCCACGGCGGCCATGCCCGCATCCTGCATCCCTTGAATGAAGGCATCGGCCAGGGCTATCACCTCATCGGGCTTATCGCTAAAGGCGCGGGTGCCGATCACCTGACTGATGCCGTTCAGATCCAGCACAGGGGCAAAACTTAAGTCGATATCACAGGCCAGCAATTCAACGGCCATGAGAAAACCAAGCTCCCTCGCCCAGCCCTTGGCTAATTGAAGGTCTTGCTTGGCCGCTGGCAGTATGTCGCCCATGGCGGGAATCTTACTAAAGCCATCAATAAATCTTTGTACCCGCCCGCCTTCATGATCCACGGCGATAAGCAGATCGGGTCTAAGGGCACGCACCGAGGCCACCAAGGCGCAGAGCTGGTCACGATCTCGATAGTTGCGGGAAAACAATATCAGCCCGCCGACCATGGGATGCATCAACTGCACTTGCTCCTGTGCATTCATCTCGGTGGATAACAAATCCATCATTAAATAACTCACAACTCCCCCTAGAAAAACTGTTAAATCAGTTTTATCGACGCCGATGATTAACAAATACTTAGCAAGGTAAAATCGCCTAAGTTTTTGTATACAATTGATAAAACCACAAACCTTCGGGCAGCTTTCCTCAGCCCTCTGCGATTAGCAATAGTATGCCTAATGCGAAACTAATTCTTGAAAAAAACTAATGCGAAAGCTGCGACAAAAGTATGGGATACTTAATAATTGACAATCTTAATGTGCTCGCAAGGTTAGCACAACGGGGCGACATTAACGCCCCTTCAGGCATGAATAATTAAATTGGCCTAAAATCACTGAGATTGAATAACGAAAATAATGATTACAACAGGGTTTTATAATGATT contains the following coding sequences:
- a CDS encoding lipoprotein-releasing ABC transporter permease subunit, which codes for MNLALSWTIGYRYWRARKANPFASFITLFAVSGILLGVAALIIVSSVMNGLEGQLKQRILGAVPQLTVHSEQHLGNWQDVANTLIDGKQILAMSPSVATQAMLQAPSNISAVQVYGIYPELEKDNLARLNRHFNGSLDSLEAGKYRIIIGAELARRLDVKPGDKIRVLSGDGVVYSPLGPVPSQRKFIVAGVFEMGSQVDASLAYVHHEDALRLMRKSPNEIKSLRLYLADPFKASKLASKVEAAFEAAGDSVTTSDWRENYGHLFSAVKMEKNMMSLMLSLIIAVAAFNIVSALVMMVVDKTTDVAVLKTQGLTTGSIMGIFMIQGSLNAVLGLVGGLAIGVLATLNINTLFSMLGIHVLGAGQRLPVQLEWGQLSLIVVGTLAITFLATVYPALRAASVQPATALRYE
- the lolD gene encoding lipoprotein-releasing ABC transporter ATP-binding protein LolD; amino-acid sequence: MTQQDNSLLLQVSNVSKRYHEGSIDTQVLSGVNLSIAKGEQVAIIGSSGSGKSTLLHIMGTLDKPSSGQVMFNGEDLYQLSPSRQAAIRNQELGFIYQFHHLLPEFTALENVAMPGLIQKRPRQEVELEAKELLSRVGLSHRLHHTPAEMSGGERQRTAIARALINRPKLVLADEPTGNLDAASGDSVYELIRELGSQLGTAFVVVTHDPKLAARMDRQLKMQDGQLSAWEMA
- the mfd gene encoding transcription-repair coupling factor — translated: MNAFSILTPPKVKGVKSPQTLSQLTGAAQAISLAKLCEQYSGMTLVVTPDTPSALRLEAELGYLIAPKSIPVMLFPDRETLPYDSFSPHQDLVSQRLETLSRIPSAGHSLVIVPMSTLMVKLPPQSFLTGNVLLLSKGDNYPLEAVRSQLVNTGYHHVEQVYEHGEFAVRGSIIDLFPMGAQSPYRIELFDDEVESIREFDPETQRSSGEIESIRLLPAKEFPTNDAAIEGFRQRYRRQFEVVVKEPESIYQMVSRKVMPAGIESYLPLFFDETASLFDYLPGECQLVQVGDLENAAKHHLQEINQRYENRRVDPLRPLLPPKDLYLLTEQVFEAFKHLPRFLVKGDEATGTSVAAQIEALPSIAANHKLKQPLISLKEFADGGTPILFCVESEGRREALLELLAKIEIKPALLDHLESFSHKPQPFGLIVAPLSQGAIYHPKKGPSWALVCETELFGQRIAQQRRRDKQRQVSQDALIKDLAELKVGQPIVHLDHGVALYQGLETLDTGGLVAEYLKLEYAGGDKLYVPVASLNLISQYSVGADDAPQLNKLGNESWTKEKRKAIEKIRDVAAELLDVYARRQARPGEACRLDREEYAQFAGSFPFEETVDQETAIDAVLTDMCSPISMDRLVCGDVGFGKTEVAMRAAFVAVNDGKQVAILVPTTLLAQQHYENFKDRFADWPIKIEVMSRFKTAKEQQAVLKQLELGQVDIVIGTHKLLQSEAKFENLGLLIIDEEHRFGVRQKEKIKALRANIDILTLTATPIPRTLNMAMSGMRDLSIIATPPAKRLAVKTFVREYDDATVREALLREILRGGQVYFLHNSVETIEKRAREIEALLPEARVVTAHGQMRERDLEKVMSDFYHQKYNVLVCTTIIETGIDVPSANTIIIERADNFGLAQLHQLRGRVGRSHHQAYAYLMTPHPKRMTKDAIKRLEAIGALEDLGAGFMLATQDLEIRGAGELLGDEQSGHISKIGFTLYMEMLEDAVKSLKEGKEPSLDQMLRGQCEIDLRIPALLPEDYVGDVNIRLSLYKRIANCATAQALDELKVELIDRFGLLPQATKNLMEVSLFKHQATALGIAKIEMHPKGGSLEFNNDHCVDPGFIIGLLQSQPQNYRMDGPSKLKFLMPTETDKDRLALLSLIISQLMQHRLGEPRV
- the lolE gene encoding lipoprotein-releasing ABC transporter permease subunit LolE — protein: MRERLAFWVGWRFYMARQSNRFISFISFASTAGIALGVAVLITVLSAMNGFEKELEQRLLGVVPHGELTGVNEPLHDWPQIAEDAKKIPGIIASAPFVRIQGLIQKPGGFQGLTVIGITPELEAKVSNIDDFMPDTAWQALASKENSIVLGKGLANALGLSLGNTLSLYTPNLASQSAGRGLGSAKSHQFKVAGIFELGGELDLTTAYISLDYGAELLGLGDGVSGIRIKVDDVFAAPQLIRTLGYSQSQYMYLSDWTRTQGHLYQDIQLVRAVMYLVLALVIAVACFNIVSTLVMAVRDKQSEIAILLTMGMAKATIMGIFVVQGALNGLLGCLIGAGLGITLALNLSAIASGIEQLFGVQLLSADVYFIDFLPSQLHLLDVALVVSLALVMSLLATLYPAWKASRIHPAEALAGR
- a CDS encoding diguanylate cyclase domain-containing protein, with amino-acid sequence MHLNSNRKHVAIFALLSCLFLLASVITISALTKYFVDNEIQQEEENLRKNLALIRFNFEATIYKDTYLADSLATVVTIDPEFAMKNWHVIAAKLLDKAQYVRNVAIAPNNIISLVYPLEGNEAAVGFDFRTQPNQLKTVLLAKEQQSVYIAGPVNLVQGGLGLIARYPIFADYPKNTQYWGGVSVVMNYNLLLHDTGITQFQGGDIAIKKQITANEPEQVFYGDASIFDNADVIYPIKLPSATWNMAARFHIENLERIGQLRLGIGGIGTIAAFTLYMLMLLLFRNYQHTHRAALHDELTHLPNRRFIINELDRLMNKPNQPPFTLLNIDLNDFKGVNDELGHEAGDELLKYIANRLVTVVGIKGSVARFGGDEFLILLYELTDMQEIEEIMAHITQAIESQPFSWQSQQLTPSLSIGYATYEGQNADIKELLSDADKRMYQQKRAYRESR